From the Vibrio vulnificus CMCP6 genome, one window contains:
- a CDS encoding thiolase family protein codes for MAKSIWIVAAKRTPIGRFQGVLAALSAPQLGAAAIHAAMDAVSLSAQQVDEVYMGCVLPAGCGQAPARQAALKAELGYSTPCTTVNKVCGSGMKAVMLAYDQLKAGDKCCMIAGGMESMTNAPYLLKESRSGMRMGHKTTFDHMFLDGLQDAYEGHLMGVYAQQIADKLNYTREQMDTWAIQSAQRATQAQHEAQFKEEITPIFLEGRSSMTLDHDEHPTTIQLDKIPKLKPAFADNGTVTAANSSAIADGAAALILADGDWAEKQGLTPLAIIRGHASHARLPAEFTVAPVYAIEQLLSQLDWGIDEVDLWEINEAFAVVTQIAIQQLGLAADKVNIKGGACALGHPIGASGARILVTLIHSLRQLQALGTNGDTKCRRSVKGVAALCIGGGEATAIGIEIPVF; via the coding sequence ATGGCGAAATCAATTTGGATAGTGGCAGCAAAACGTACCCCGATAGGGCGATTCCAAGGGGTGCTCGCCGCCCTGAGTGCACCGCAATTAGGCGCTGCCGCGATTCATGCGGCGATGGATGCCGTTTCGTTGTCCGCGCAACAAGTGGATGAAGTGTATATGGGCTGTGTGTTGCCCGCAGGGTGTGGTCAAGCCCCCGCACGGCAAGCGGCACTGAAAGCCGAATTGGGTTATTCCACGCCTTGTACCACAGTCAATAAAGTGTGTGGCTCTGGGATGAAAGCGGTGATGTTGGCCTATGATCAGCTCAAAGCGGGTGATAAATGCTGCATGATTGCAGGGGGAATGGAGAGCATGACCAATGCCCCATATCTATTGAAAGAGTCGCGCAGCGGCATGCGAATGGGCCACAAAACCACCTTCGATCATATGTTTCTTGATGGATTGCAAGATGCCTATGAGGGCCATTTGATGGGCGTTTATGCGCAGCAAATCGCTGACAAACTCAATTACACCCGAGAGCAAATGGACACTTGGGCCATTCAATCGGCGCAGCGTGCGACTCAGGCACAGCACGAAGCGCAGTTCAAAGAGGAAATCACCCCGATTTTTCTCGAAGGACGCAGCAGCATGACGCTGGATCATGATGAGCATCCAACCACCATTCAGCTCGACAAAATTCCCAAACTGAAACCCGCGTTTGCCGATAACGGTACGGTGACCGCCGCCAATTCCAGTGCGATTGCGGATGGCGCAGCAGCACTGATATTGGCCGATGGTGATTGGGCCGAAAAACAAGGCTTAACACCGCTGGCGATCATTCGCGGCCACGCAAGCCATGCTCGCTTGCCCGCCGAGTTTACCGTCGCGCCCGTTTATGCGATTGAGCAACTGCTCAGCCAGCTCGATTGGGGAATCGACGAGGTGGATTTGTGGGAGATCAACGAAGCGTTTGCCGTCGTGACACAAATTGCCATCCAGCAGCTCGGCTTAGCCGCGGATAAAGTGAACATCAAAGGGGGGGCCTGTGCGTTAGGCCACCCTATTGGCGCCAGTGGTGCCCGAATTTTAGTCACTTTGATTCACAGCTTGCGTCAGTTACAAGCGTTGGGCACCAATGGCGACACTAAGTGCCGTCGCAGCGTCAAAGGTGTGGCTGCACTGTGCATTGGTGGTGGTGAAGCGACCGCTATTGGTATCGAAATTCCCGTGTTTTGA
- a CDS encoding enoyl-CoA hydratase, translating into MSDIIPPSENGISLSLNGHVATITMVNPPANTWTANSLIELKKTVLALNDNKAIYALVLTGDGEKFFSAGADLKLFASGDKGVAVDMARIFGEAFETLSAFRGVSIAAINGYAMGGGLEVALACDIRIAEEQAVLALPEAKVGLLPCAGGTQNLTALVGEGWAKRIILCGEQVSAEKALSIGLIEEVVAKGESLSAAQALAQQVANQSPSSVSACKKLIQNTRQAPLSMGLIRERELFIQLFDTQDQQEGVQAFLEKRAPQWKNQ; encoded by the coding sequence ATGTCTGACATAATTCCACCGAGTGAAAACGGTATTTCACTTTCCCTCAATGGTCATGTGGCAACGATCACCATGGTCAATCCTCCTGCCAATACATGGACGGCAAACTCTCTGATAGAGCTAAAAAAGACGGTGTTAGCACTGAATGACAACAAGGCGATTTATGCCTTAGTGCTGACTGGGGACGGCGAAAAGTTTTTCTCAGCTGGGGCCGATCTTAAATTATTCGCTTCGGGAGACAAGGGCGTCGCGGTGGACATGGCGCGTATTTTCGGTGAAGCGTTCGAGACACTTTCAGCTTTTCGCGGCGTTTCTATTGCTGCGATCAATGGTTATGCCATGGGCGGTGGGCTCGAAGTTGCGCTGGCTTGTGACATTCGTATTGCTGAGGAGCAGGCGGTGCTCGCCTTACCCGAGGCGAAAGTGGGGCTGCTGCCTTGTGCGGGGGGCACGCAAAACTTAACGGCTTTGGTCGGCGAAGGGTGGGCCAAGCGCATCATCTTATGTGGTGAGCAAGTGAGCGCGGAAAAAGCGCTGAGCATCGGATTGATCGAAGAAGTGGTGGCCAAAGGGGAATCGCTGAGCGCAGCACAAGCGTTGGCGCAGCAAGTGGCCAACCAGTCCCCCAGTTCAGTTTCTGCCTGTAAAAAGCTGATTCAGAATACGCGCCAAGCGCCGCTGTCGATGGGGCTGATACGTGAGCGCGAGTTGTTTATTCAGTTGTTCGACACGCAAGATCAGCAAGAAGGGGTGCAAGCATTCCTCGAGAAACGCGCACCACAATGGAAAAATCAGTAG
- a CDS encoding isovaleryl-CoA dehydrogenase: MKDRFQPLNFGLGDTIVLLREQVNAFANEHIAPLAADIDRANHFPDHLWTKLGEMGLHGVTISEEYGGADMGYLAHVVAMEEISRASASVALSYGAHSNLCINQIYRNGNAQQKAHYLPALISGEHIGALAMSEANSGSDVVSMQLKAKEKGDHFVLNGSKMWITNGPDAHTLVVYAKTNPKAEAHGITAFIVERAFPGFHSAQKLDKLGMRGSNTSELVFEDCLVPKENVLGEINHGVRVLMSGLDYERVVLAGGPLGIMRSCLDAVIPYIHDRKQFGQPIGEFQLVQGKLADMYTQMNAARSYVYTVAAACDRGEVTRKDAAGVILYSAELATRMALDAIQLLGGNGYVNEFPTGRLLRDAKLYEIGAGTSEIRRMLIGRELFNESR; this comes from the coding sequence ATGAAAGATAGGTTTCAACCCCTCAATTTCGGACTTGGCGACACCATCGTTCTGCTCAGAGAACAGGTCAATGCTTTTGCTAACGAACATATCGCGCCACTGGCGGCAGACATCGATCGTGCCAACCATTTCCCCGATCATTTGTGGACTAAGCTGGGTGAAATGGGATTGCACGGCGTCACCATCAGTGAAGAATATGGCGGCGCAGATATGGGGTATCTCGCGCACGTCGTTGCAATGGAAGAGATCAGTCGCGCCTCCGCCTCCGTGGCACTGAGCTATGGTGCCCACTCCAACCTGTGCATTAACCAAATCTACCGTAACGGCAACGCGCAGCAAAAAGCCCATTACTTGCCTGCATTGATTTCTGGCGAGCACATTGGCGCACTCGCCATGAGCGAGGCCAACTCCGGCTCTGACGTGGTGAGCATGCAGTTGAAAGCAAAAGAGAAAGGCGATCACTTCGTGCTCAACGGCAGCAAAATGTGGATCACCAACGGCCCCGATGCACATACATTGGTGGTGTACGCCAAAACCAATCCCAAAGCGGAGGCTCATGGTATTACCGCGTTTATTGTTGAACGTGCATTCCCCGGTTTTCACTCGGCTCAGAAGCTCGACAAATTGGGCATGCGCGGCTCAAACACCAGCGAATTGGTGTTCGAAGATTGCCTTGTGCCCAAAGAGAACGTGTTGGGTGAAATCAACCACGGCGTGCGGGTGTTAATGAGTGGTTTGGACTACGAACGCGTAGTGTTGGCCGGAGGACCTCTCGGCATTATGCGCAGCTGTTTGGATGCGGTGATTCCGTATATTCACGATCGTAAGCAGTTTGGCCAGCCTATTGGCGAGTTCCAATTAGTGCAAGGCAAATTGGCGGACATGTATACCCAAATGAACGCGGCGCGCAGTTACGTCTATACCGTCGCGGCAGCGTGCGATCGCGGAGAAGTGACGCGCAAAGACGCTGCTGGCGTGATCCTTTACAGCGCCGAATTGGCTACTCGAATGGCGCTTGACGCCATTCAACTGCTCGGCGGCAATGGCTACGTCAACGAGTTCCCCACTGGCCGCCTGCTTCGTGACGCCAAGCTGTACGAAATTGGCGCTGGAACTTCGGAAATCCGCCGCATGCTCATCGGCAGAGAGCTGTTTAACGAATCTCGCTAA
- a CDS encoding CoA-acylating methylmalonate-semialdehyde dehydrogenase codes for MTQSVPLFIQGSFVESQSNEWIDVTNPATGEVIARLPCATPAEMTNAITSASEAFQSWKEVAVSERARLMLRYQHLLKENHDALAQLLSQETGKTLADAKGDVWRGIEVVEQAANIASNMMGETVENVATDIDSYSLIQPLGVCCGITPFNFPAMIPLWMFPIAIASGNTFVLKPSEQVPLTSVRLAQLFADAGAPDGVLQIVHGGKAQVDFLLTHPDVRAVSFVGSVPTAQYIYQTATQNFKRVQAFAGAKNHMVVMPDANKAQVLSNLVGASVGAAGQRCMAISVAVLVGDAKHWVADIKAELATVKPGAWDDATAAYGPLISAAAKQRVLGLIAEGKAQGAVCELDGSQCQVAGYPNGNWVGPTLFSGVTTEMSIYQQEIFGPVLVCLEVDSLEEAIALINRNPYGNGTSIFTANGAAARKFQHQIQVGQVGINVPIPVPLPFFSFTGWRGSFYGDLHAYGKQAVRFYTETKTVTARWFEEDMPSGPNMTIQLR; via the coding sequence ATGACCCAATCAGTACCTCTTTTTATCCAAGGTTCGTTTGTCGAATCTCAGAGCAACGAATGGATTGATGTGACCAACCCAGCCACTGGCGAGGTGATTGCTCGTCTGCCTTGCGCCACGCCAGCAGAAATGACCAATGCGATTACCTCTGCAAGTGAAGCATTCCAATCATGGAAAGAGGTTGCGGTCTCCGAACGGGCCAGATTGATGTTGCGTTATCAGCATTTGCTCAAAGAAAACCACGATGCGCTGGCGCAATTGCTCTCTCAAGAAACGGGCAAAACCCTTGCCGATGCCAAAGGCGATGTGTGGCGAGGGATAGAAGTGGTGGAACAAGCGGCCAATATAGCCAGCAATATGATGGGAGAGACGGTGGAAAATGTGGCCACTGATATCGACAGCTACTCCCTAATCCAGCCATTGGGTGTGTGTTGTGGTATTACGCCGTTTAATTTTCCTGCCATGATCCCGTTGTGGATGTTCCCAATTGCCATTGCCAGTGGCAATACGTTTGTACTGAAACCTTCTGAACAGGTGCCGCTGACGTCGGTGCGTTTAGCGCAACTGTTTGCCGACGCTGGTGCGCCGGATGGGGTGTTGCAGATCGTGCATGGGGGTAAAGCGCAGGTCGATTTTCTTCTCACGCATCCGGATGTTCGCGCCGTTTCGTTTGTTGGCTCGGTGCCGACCGCGCAATACATCTACCAAACCGCCACGCAAAACTTCAAGCGTGTGCAGGCGTTTGCTGGAGCGAAAAACCATATGGTGGTGATGCCCGATGCCAATAAAGCGCAGGTACTCAGTAACTTAGTTGGTGCCTCGGTCGGAGCGGCTGGGCAACGTTGTATGGCGATCTCCGTGGCGGTATTGGTTGGCGATGCAAAACATTGGGTGGCGGATATCAAAGCCGAGTTGGCCACAGTCAAACCCGGTGCGTGGGACGATGCCACGGCAGCCTATGGCCCACTTATCAGCGCCGCCGCCAAGCAGCGCGTGTTGGGCTTGATCGCTGAAGGCAAAGCGCAAGGCGCGGTGTGTGAGCTCGATGGCAGTCAATGCCAAGTGGCAGGATACCCCAACGGCAACTGGGTTGGCCCAACGCTGTTTAGTGGTGTGACTACTGAGATGAGCATCTATCAGCAAGAGATCTTTGGCCCGGTGCTGGTGTGTCTGGAAGTAGACAGCTTGGAAGAGGCGATTGCGCTGATTAACCGCAATCCGTATGGCAATGGCACCTCGATTTTCACCGCCAATGGCGCCGCGGCGAGAAAATTCCAACATCAGATCCAAGTGGGGCAAGTGGGCATCAATGTGCCGATCCCAGTACCACTGCCTTTCTTCTCATTTACCGGCTGGCGCGGCAGTTTTTATGGGGATTTGCATGCTTACGGCAAACAGGCGGTGCGTTTTTATACCGAGACCAAAACCGTCACGGCACGTTGGTTTGAAGAAGACATGCCTAGCGGGCCAAACATGACCATTCAACTGCGTTAG
- a CDS encoding acyl-CoA dehydrogenase family protein: MDFELNEDQRAFADTAAQFAQEKLMPNAAVWDETQFFPVEVLKEAGELGFLSLYAPEEQGGLGMSRLDAAIIFEQLSMGCTSTTAFMTIHNMVNWMVGSFATQEVKSLYCQGLNSGALLGSYCLTEPNSGSDAASLKTTATRQGDEYRINGAKAFISGAGETQVLVVMARTGGEGAKGVSAFVVPADAQGVSYGRKEPKMGWNSQPTRSITFDNVRIPLNHRLGEEGEGFRFAMKGLDGGRINIATCSVGTAQQALNLATQYVQERKQFGHTLAEFQTVQFRLADMAIELIAARQLVRFAASKLDKGDPDATAYCAMAKRFATDVGFKVCDEALQLYGGYGYIKEYPLERFFRDVRVHQILEGTNEIMRLIVARRLLSQQSSLL, translated from the coding sequence ATGGATTTTGAACTCAATGAAGACCAACGCGCCTTTGCTGACACCGCAGCGCAGTTCGCCCAAGAGAAATTAATGCCCAACGCGGCAGTGTGGGATGAGACGCAGTTTTTTCCTGTTGAGGTACTCAAAGAGGCTGGAGAGCTCGGCTTTCTCAGCCTGTATGCACCGGAAGAGCAGGGCGGTTTGGGCATGAGCCGTTTGGATGCAGCGATCATTTTTGAACAACTGTCGATGGGTTGCACCTCCACCACCGCCTTTATGACCATTCATAACATGGTCAATTGGATGGTGGGAAGTTTTGCCACGCAGGAAGTGAAATCGCTTTATTGCCAAGGGCTTAACTCAGGTGCTTTGCTTGGCTCCTATTGTTTGACCGAACCTAACTCGGGCTCTGACGCCGCATCATTGAAAACCACCGCTACGCGCCAAGGGGATGAATATCGGATTAATGGCGCGAAGGCATTTATTTCAGGGGCGGGGGAAACGCAAGTGTTGGTTGTGATGGCGCGTACAGGGGGCGAGGGGGCAAAAGGGGTCTCGGCGTTTGTGGTCCCGGCGGATGCGCAAGGGGTCAGCTATGGACGAAAAGAACCGAAAATGGGCTGGAATAGTCAGCCAACCCGTTCTATTACTTTTGATAACGTGCGAATTCCGCTCAATCACCGTTTAGGCGAAGAAGGGGAAGGTTTTCGCTTCGCCATGAAAGGGCTCGATGGCGGTCGTATTAATATTGCGACCTGCTCAGTGGGCACCGCGCAGCAGGCGTTGAATTTGGCCACGCAATACGTTCAAGAGCGAAAACAATTTGGCCACACGCTCGCTGAGTTCCAGACGGTGCAATTTCGTTTGGCGGATATGGCGATAGAACTGATTGCCGCAAGACAACTGGTGCGTTTTGCGGCCAGCAAACTGGATAAGGGCGACCCAGATGCGACAGCGTATTGTGCGATGGCCAAACGCTTTGCCACGGACGTTGGCTTTAAAGTGTGTGATGAAGCGCTGCAACTGTATGGCGGCTATGGCTACATCAAGGAGTATCCGCTGGAGCGTTTTTTCCGCGATGTACGCGTGCATCAAATTTTGGAAGGCACCAATGAAATTATGCGTTTGATTGTGGCTCGTCGTTTGCTGTCACAGCAATCCAGTTTGCTCTAG
- a CDS encoding enoyl-CoA hydratase/isomerase family protein yields the protein MTGRVSFEEYPCSEGDYRIAVATLENPSALNALSEEMLAALKNSLEKWHEDEQIICVILKGAGEKAFCAGGDVRAMHHVMSSESKATARAFLTDYFTLEYQCDYLIHTYTKPIIGWGAGIVMGGGMGLYMGTSHKVVTPNSRLAMPEISIGLYPDVGGTWFLNRLDPGIGLFLALTGVMVNASDALKIHFADHLLLPEELDVLLDQLQHAHWSSAEDHYEVVTELLENLAEHALSHQPSHQLMPYFEQIQQACEGENVTQVVQSILALEGSDWLKGAQHNLAQGSPITAHICYRQARDYHELSLADCFRLELGISVQCGLLGEFQEGVRARLVDKDGQPNWLYPTVADVDSSVIDALFTSLWSEDDHPLARLGKY from the coding sequence ATGACAGGCCGAGTCAGCTTTGAAGAATACCCTTGTAGCGAAGGCGATTATCGCATTGCCGTTGCCACACTCGAAAACCCATCTGCCCTCAATGCACTGAGCGAAGAGATGCTGGCGGCATTAAAAAACTCCCTAGAGAAATGGCACGAAGACGAGCAAATCATTTGTGTGATCCTCAAAGGCGCGGGTGAAAAAGCATTCTGTGCGGGTGGCGATGTAAGAGCCATGCATCACGTGATGAGTAGCGAGAGCAAAGCGACGGCTCGCGCCTTTCTGACCGACTATTTCACCTTGGAATATCAGTGTGATTACCTCATTCATACTTACACTAAGCCGATTATTGGCTGGGGAGCGGGCATCGTGATGGGCGGTGGCATGGGGCTTTATATGGGCACCAGCCACAAGGTCGTGACACCGAATTCGCGTTTGGCTATGCCGGAAATCAGCATCGGTCTATACCCAGATGTGGGTGGCACTTGGTTCCTCAATCGTCTCGATCCGGGGATTGGTCTATTTCTCGCGTTGACGGGCGTCATGGTTAACGCCAGCGATGCGCTGAAGATTCACTTTGCCGATCATTTACTGCTGCCAGAAGAGTTGGATGTGCTACTGGATCAATTGCAACACGCACATTGGTCGAGCGCAGAGGATCACTACGAAGTGGTGACCGAGCTTCTGGAAAACTTGGCGGAGCACGCGTTGTCGCATCAACCTTCTCACCAGCTTATGCCCTATTTTGAGCAAATACAGCAGGCGTGCGAAGGGGAAAATGTCACGCAAGTGGTGCAGTCCATTTTGGCTTTGGAAGGCAGTGACTGGTTGAAAGGGGCGCAGCACAACTTGGCACAAGGTAGCCCAATCACTGCGCACATTTGCTATCGCCAAGCGCGAGACTATCACGAACTGTCACTGGCGGATTGCTTCCGCCTTGAACTCGGTATCTCGGTGCAGTGTGGCTTATTGGGAGAGTTCCAAGAAGGCGTTCGAGCGCGCTTGGTTGACAAAGATGGCCAACCGAATTGGCTTTACCCAACCGTGGCCGATGTGGACAGCAGCGTCATTGATGCGCTGTTTACCTCATTGTGGTCGGAGGACGATCACCCACTGGCACGACTGGGGAAATATTAG
- the mmsB gene encoding 3-hydroxyisobutyrate dehydrogenase, translating to MQNIGFIGLGNMGAPMAENLLKAGHQVKVFDLNQAACEKLAQQGASVCANLEELAQDVSCVITMLPAGEHVRSVYLGTHQSDKGLLDLVIENSLLIDSSTIDPQSARLVGEEAAKRGLDFVDAPVSGGVAGAHAATLTFIVGGSDNAFARAETILKNMGKNIFHAGQAGDGQMGKICNNLMLGILMSGTCEALNLGIDNGLDPTVLSNIMLQSSGRNWALELYNPCPGVMENAPASRGYQPGFMSKLMLKDLGLGLDAAAKSQSSVPMGALARNLYAFHNAAGNEELDFSSLFEFYAKNNKE from the coding sequence ATGCAAAACATCGGCTTTATCGGACTGGGTAATATGGGCGCGCCAATGGCGGAAAATCTGCTTAAAGCAGGCCATCAGGTCAAGGTGTTTGATCTCAACCAAGCTGCGTGCGAGAAGTTGGCACAGCAAGGGGCGAGCGTGTGCGCAAACCTTGAAGAGCTGGCTCAAGACGTGAGTTGCGTCATCACCATGTTGCCCGCAGGTGAGCATGTTCGCAGTGTCTATCTTGGCACCCACCAAAGCGACAAAGGGCTGTTGGATCTGGTGATCGAAAACAGCTTACTCATCGACTCTTCGACCATTGATCCGCAATCGGCTCGCTTGGTGGGAGAAGAGGCGGCTAAACGAGGTTTGGATTTTGTGGATGCGCCCGTTTCCGGTGGCGTCGCGGGGGCTCATGCTGCCACGTTGACCTTTATCGTTGGCGGCTCTGACAACGCGTTTGCTCGCGCCGAAACCATTCTCAAAAATATGGGTAAAAATATCTTCCACGCAGGCCAAGCGGGTGATGGGCAGATGGGCAAAATCTGCAACAACCTGATGCTGGGCATTCTCATGTCTGGGACGTGTGAGGCGTTAAACCTCGGCATCGATAACGGTCTCGATCCGACGGTGCTTTCCAACATCATGCTGCAAAGCTCTGGGCGAAACTGGGCGTTGGAACTTTACAATCCGTGTCCGGGCGTGATGGAAAACGCCCCCGCCAGCCGCGGTTATCAGCCCGGTTTTATGAGTAAATTGATGCTCAAAGATCTCGGTTTGGGGTTAGATGCCGCAGCAAAGAGCCAATCTTCGGTGCCGATGGGGGCGCTGGCACGCAATCTCTACGCGTTTCACAACGCTGCTGGCAATGAGGAGTTGGATTTCTCGAGCCTATTTGAATTTTATGCCAAGAATAACAAAGAGTAA
- a CDS encoding MerR family transcriptional regulator, protein METFKISELAKEFDITTRSIRFYEDVGLLQPERKGNTRIYQRRDKTRLKLILRGKRLGFSLAEIRELFELYDLRQSETQLVKMLNIIDEKQAILQRQLDDISVVMSELDAAKQRCQHALHELASRSKRA, encoded by the coding sequence ATGGAAACGTTTAAAATCAGCGAACTGGCAAAAGAGTTCGACATCACGACGCGCAGTATCCGTTTCTATGAAGACGTTGGCTTGTTGCAACCAGAGCGCAAAGGCAACACCCGAATCTATCAGCGCCGTGATAAAACGCGGCTGAAATTGATTTTGCGAGGGAAAAGGCTCGGCTTTTCATTAGCGGAAATACGTGAACTGTTCGAGCTGTATGATCTGCGCCAAAGCGAAACTCAATTGGTCAAAATGCTCAATATCATTGATGAGAAACAAGCGATTTTGCAGCGTCAGCTCGACGATATTAGCGTGGTCATGAGCGAGCTCGATGCAGCCAAACAGCGCTGCCAACACGCACTGCATGAACTTGCCAGCCGATCAAAACGGGCTTAA